The following are encoded in a window of Pygocentrus nattereri isolate fPygNat1 chromosome 5, fPygNat1.pri, whole genome shotgun sequence genomic DNA:
- the spag5 gene encoding sperm-associated antigen 5 isoform X3: MAARGQPLMRPDRAPLRDVQNEEKQKTAGVKAALLGHKNPAREVENVSPFSGPKADGTFITSISSNRSEEGAVGNVTLKSFLCAGGEVEISEGSEMSDESILVRALMLEDGPQTLNNTTVTYPDSNEAVLSNREHVDHPYCTHPSDEPSCANMMQDGKLNGADEVCSVNRAASLKNADISEVSSQEMKSSTNEQADITFKSFTCPGGEIEVADGLIMQDSIMLDDMPLEGPSQSFRDESEISEDHAKLLVSPCHHVDHPYCHYEVDSSASRGDDCICTSVENLDAVVSNAELDNLSSADTSMALSQLVEEPGDLTFRSLTFPGAEVEIENTHDMSVISMLMNNLTLDGYLQPFSCSFSEHDGENNAALTSNSEHADHLYCCVEDADVCGDGSTNPLVPDPIICESKAHSSSQLSSTGLLESSETAAQVMSSLGTDGSPSLKPRLALPISENSLVLEELIASIEKSDWSHNLLHHCENNLDSKVNSDVIHYQGDLDQQSTSNHEENKAKEDLTAMNGLLMHDHDHVDVLSEIGQFSSDNEDLFSDVGEHAKSYSSQANISTSVENSGRESVNVDAQIQPLSLQHHCSENEVESSKVLQCQENNQQCLPGNKENNASDDSPALSGILSEVGNIDNSAENFEAKSAQIQSSLLNCNEAKVESSKVLVPQDDIVHQTKPNEPKGDLTAIAGPFTHPSVEVQSDLSVSRSSSEKEANSPSKFSYPQANVSMLGQNTASSFNKRNFGIKAESRNVNDQSQHTSLLNSNKEDEVGDSSKGLQGQDNINQQTLSDNEEKNVLAQNVESYSQAAVGMSAGNFRAECGDVGAQNMPAQHNDVDLEASVVQDSALGLSGIHSGSEILRAESVHECHTDAMPLHTQLWSALTLCDPSTPRNAALGRSVLQGHVEGNLESRLWPELPESPIPPPQLNSTTLPQALTPLHPRKPREARIKAAMMPNEKAPVVDFSTMSKGPLQQQLRQMAELLILASGKIAAPSTPAPVQHHTAEMATTPVQHRSAAVWTTPVLTAERSVNTSAQVELVKETEVSDACTSTDSLLWSVSPSSLQSLSRPELEQKLLSTLIMVEVLSQQLSSAKSHTGGTGPAPSELRDRLVQTEHTQLSQMGPYKELYVSAVERIHVLEEDQDTLQSLYQAMQQTRNTMTAVKTDTEEALGSLKQIESIVNEDLEILCKQMSEVKALYGRCMGALKRMEEKCKACLQERDGMRRGMEEAVQEKETVLRVLEQLRAHHSAQVSDLQRSLGSQQELTTALTHTYPQLVELNRSYVESLSAASALLREKLDDDEHLSAELHKAHWLLQKTNPVLQKLQQRASAAVEQSQLFQTERDIAVEEKAQMEVELEQAHAGLQTAEQQIADLNTQITIMNSEMTVLREQLSEVEEERAQLQRKSTELSATVSSSLASYAFLEQALASETNKLQRSLHETQESIDRADGLQADLEVSQRRVEELEEVLAQRDTLLTELHEEAENQRLQLRRLTQIQAELSSAREMGDFLQAENELTREQLTESEGLLRSHLQGLRERNLECEDLRLTLQQLRVERSSLQEELDSTRDKARVMLLEQGEQLAQATLDVSLLQHRVRCLTSSTHAAATAKSTEAPGQDELQQQLQPPRQPCGSFVSSVMLALTEEPEADAAPDPAAVCPAEEESTMEGIGSKSSAFTRLPPTALQHADENSQSTTLVELLASLGDSMSELQSAIEQLKQHKDSELNSLQSNIRGLQEALQVEFDRHRVEEAELRQQVGRLKAQAEKDTQVLQQKTQDEKALRKLCRELEENMEAAQKQRAENSELRREGAELRRALQQSQVEVQALRAELTQLSDQSTTSTKELDDRIRLLKEVEKLKAKLMEVEESRAKLLERAKRHQMVHAMNQSKLERELHLLDDMIETARKTLSTVPEVVKNCPELQKLVEFLG; the protein is encoded by the exons ATGGCTGCTAGAGGTCAG CCTCTGATGAGACCGGACAGAGCTCCACTGCGAGATGTGCAGaatgaagaaaagcagaaaacggCAGGTGTCAAAGCTGCATTGTTGGGACACAAGAACCCTGCGCGAGAG GTTGAAAATGTGAGCCCTTTCTCTGGTCCGAAAGCTGATGGCACCTTCATCACCAGCATTTCTTCAAACAGAAGTGAAGAGGGTGCAGTGGGAAATGTCACATTGAAGTCCTTCTTGTGTGCAGGAGGGGAAGTTGAAATTTCAGAAGGGTCTGAAATGTCGGATGAAAGCATTCTCGTTAGAGCTCTAATGCTGGAAGATGGTCCACAGACGCTTAACAACACAACTGTAACGTATCCAGACAGTAATGAGGCTGTGCTTTCCAACAGAGAGCATGTTGACCATCCATACTGTACTCACCCGTCTGATGAGCCTAGCTGTGCAAATATGATGCAGGATGGAAAGTTGAATGGGGCTGATGAGGTTTGCTCTGTAAATCGTGCTGCCAGCCTTAAAAATGCTGACATTTCTGAAGTTTCATCTCAAGAAATGAAGTCATCAACTAATGAACAAGCAGACATCACCTTTAAGTCCTTCACTTGTCCAGGAGGAGAGATTGAGGTTGCAGATGGCTTGATCATGCAGGACTCAATTATGCTGGACGACATGCCACTGGAAGGTCCTTCTCAGAGTTTTAGAGATGAAAGTGAAATATCTGAAGACCACGCTAAGCTTTTAGTGTCCCCCTGCCATCATGTTGATCATCCCTACTGTCATTATGAGGTGGATTCATCTGCTTCTAGAGGTGATGACTGTATCTGCACATCTGTTGAGAACCTGGATGCTGTTGTCAGTAACGCTGAGCTTGACAATCTTTCTAGCGCAGATACCTCAATGGCTCTGAGCCAGTTGGTGGAGGAACCTGGAGATCTGACATTTAGATCATTAACCTTCCCTGGAGCGGAGGTTGAGATTGAGAATACGCATGACATGTCTGTAATATCTATGCTTATGAACAACTTGACTTTAGATGGTTACCTCCAACCATTCTCCTGTAGCTTTAGTGAACACGATGGAGAAAATAATGCAGCATTGACCTCTAATAGCGAACATGCTGACCACCTTTATTGTTGTGTTGAAGATGCTGATGTATGTGGAGATGGATCCACCAACCCATTAGTCCCAGATCCAATCATCTGTGAGAGTAAAGCTCACTCAAGTTCACAGCTTTCTTCTACTGGTCTTTTGGAAAGCTCTGAAACTGCAGCTCAAGTGATGTCCAGTCTTGGAACTGATGGATCCCCAAGTTTAAAGCCTAGATTGGCCTTGCCCATTTCAGAGAATTCTTTAGTTCTAGAGGAGCTGATTGCAAGCATAGAGAAGTCAGATTGGAGCCATAACCTGTTACACCATTGTGAGAATAACTTGGATTCAAAAGTAAATTCAGATGTCATACACTATCAAGGTGACCTTGATCAGCAATCAACCTCTAATCATGAGGAAAACAAAGCCAAGGAGGATCTCACAGCCATGAATGGTCTTCTTATGCATGATCATGATCATGTTGACGTGCTGTCTGAAATCGGCCAGTTTTCATCAGATAATGAAGATCTGTTCTCAGATGTTGGTGAACATGCCAAGTCATATTCTTCCCAAGCCAACATTAGCACATCTGTTGAAAATTCTGGGAGAGAATCTGTAAATGTTGATGCccaaatccaacctttatctctACAACACCACTGCAGTGAAAATGAAGTAGAAAGTTCAAAAGTCCTACAGTGTCAAGAAAACAACCAGCAATGCCTCCCTGgtaataaagaaaacaatgcGAGTGATGATTCTCCTGCCTTGAGCGGTATTCTTTCAGAGGTTGGTAATATTGACAATTCTGCTGAGAACTTTGAGGCTAAATCTGCCCAAATTCAAAGTTCATTGCTAAATTGCAATGAAGCCAAGGTAGAAAGCTCTAAAGTGTTAGTGCCTCAAGACGACATTGTCcatcaaacaaaaccaaacGAACCCAAGGGTGACTTAACAGCCATTGCTGGTCCTTTTACACATCCCTCTGTTGAAGTGCAGTCTGATCTCTCAGTCAGTCGGTCTTCATCAGAAAAGGAAGCAAATTCGCCTTCCAAGTTCTCGTACCCTCAAGCTAATGTTAGTATgctgggccaaaacactgcatcaTCATTCAACAAACGTAATTTTGGCATTAAGGCTGAAAGTAGAAACGTCAATGACCAGAGCCAGCACACATCTCTGCTAAACAGCAATAAAGAAGACGAGGTAGGAGATTCATCAAAAGGCTTGCAAGGTCAAGACAACATCAACCAGCAAACCCTCTCAGATAATGAAGAAAAGAATGTGCTGGCCCAAAACGTTGAGTCTTATTCCCAAGCTGCTGTTGGCATGTCTGCTGGGAATTTTAGGGCTGAATGTGGAGATGTTGGTGCCCAGAACATGCCAGCTCAGCATAACGATGTGGATTTGGAAGCCAGTGTGGTGCAGGACAGTGCTCTGGGATTGAGTGGCATCCACTCTGGTTCTGAAATCCTGCGTGCTGAAAGCGTTCATGAGTGTCACACTGATGCCATGCCtctacacacacagctgtggaGCGCTTTGACCTTGTGTGACCCCTCAACTCCCAGAAACGCGGCTCTTGGTAGGAGCGTCCTGCAG GGTCACGTTGAGGGAAACCTGGAGAGCCGTCTGTGGCCTGAGCTCCCTGAAAGCCCTATCCCTCCACCACAGCTGAACTCTACAACTTTACCCCAAGCTCTTACACCTTTGCATCCCCGTAAACCCAGAGAAGCTCGGATCAAAGCAGCTATGATGCCAAACGAGAAAGCCCCAGTGGTGGATTTTTCCACGATGAGTAAAGGCCCCTTGCAGCAGCAGCTCAGACAGATGGCAGAGCTGCTCATTTTGGCTTCAGGGAAAATCGCAGCTCCTTCCACACCAGCACCGGTGCAGCATCACACTGCTGAGATGGCCACCACTCCAGTGCAGCACCGCAGCGCTGCTGTGTGGACCACACCCGTATTGACAGCCGAACGAAGCGTAAACACTTCGGCCCAGGTGGAGCTGGTGAAAGAGACCGAGGTGTCTGATGCATGCACCTCCACCGACTCCCTTCTGTGGAG TGTCAGCCCAAGCAGTCTGCAGTCTTTGTCCAGGCCAGAGTTGGAGCAGAAGTTATTGTCCACCTTAATCATGGTGGAGGTTCTGTCCCAGCAGCTTTCCTCTGCAAAATCTCATACAGGTGGGACGGGCCCTGCTCCATCTGAGCTCAGAGACAGGCTTGTccagactgaacacacacagctcagCCAG ATGGGACCATATAAGGAGCTGTATGTAAGTGCAGTAGAGCGGATCCACGTTCTGGAGGAAGACCAGGACACGCTCCAGAGTTTATATCAGGCCATGCAGCAGACGAGGAACACTATG ACCGCTGTTAAGACCGACACGGAGGAGGCTCTAGGTAGTTTGAAGCAGATTGAAAGCATCGTTAATGAAGATCTGGAAATTTTGTGCAAGCAG ATGAGTGAGGTGAAGGCTCTGTATGGCAGGTGTATGGGCGCTCTGAAGAGGATGGAAGAGAAGTGTAAAGCCTGCCTGCAGGAAAGGGATGGTATGAGACGAGGCATGGAGGAGGCTGTTCAGGAGAAAGAAACG GTTTTGCGGGTGTTGGAACAGTTGCGTGCCCATCACTCTGCACAAGTTTCTGATCTTCAGCGCAGTCTTGGATCCCAGCAAGAGCTCACtactgctctcacacacacctaccCTCAGCTG GTTGAACTGAACCGGTCGTATGTGGAGTCCCTCTCTGCTGCCAGTGCCCTGCTAAGAGAGAAACTAGATGATGATGAGCACTTATCAGCCGAG CTTCATAAAGCTCACTGGCTCCTTCAGAAGACAAACCCAGTTCTACAGAAGCTCCAGCAGAGGGCGTCGGCTGCTGTAGAGCAGAGCCAGCTGTtccagactgagagagacataGCCGTAGAGGAAAAAGCTCAG ATGGAGGTTGAACTGGAGCAAGCCCATGCTGGCCTGCAAACCGCTGAGCAGCAGATTGCGGACCTGAACACTCAGATAACGATCATGAATTCAG AAATGACCGTTCTCCGGGAGCAGTTGAGTGAGGTCGAGGAAGAGCGTGCTCAGCTGCAGAGGAAAAGTACAGAGCTTTCAGCGACCGTCTCTTCCTCACTGGCCTCCTACGCCTTCCTGGAGCAGGCTTTAGCCTCAGAGACCAACAA ATTGCAGCGTTCCCTGCACGAAACCCAGGAATCCATAGACCGAGCTGACGG TCTGCAAGCTGATCTAGAGGTGTCCCAGCGGCGGgtggaggagctggaggaggttttAGCACAGAGAGACACCTTGCTGACTGAACTGCACGAAGAGGCTGAAAATCAGCGCTTGCAGCTCCGCCGACTCACTCAGATACAGGCTGAACTCTCCAGCGCTCGAGAGATGGGCGAC TTCCTGCAGGCGGAGAACGAGCTGACTCGGGAGCAGCTGACTGAGAGCGAGGGTTTGCTGCGCTCGCATCTGCAGGGTCTCCGGGAAAGGAACCTGGAGTGTGAGGACCTCAGACTAACTCTACAGCAGCTTCG tgttgagAGGAGTTCCCTGCAGGAGGAACTGGACAGTACACGTGATAAAGCTCGTGTTATGCTGCTGGAGCAGGGGGAGCAGCTGGCTCAGGCTACACTTGATGTTTCCCTTCTACAGCACAGAGTGCGCTGTCTGACCAGCAGCACACACGCTGCTGCCACTGCCAAG AGCACTGAAGCTCCCGGCCAGGATGAGCTGCAACAGCAGCTCCAGCCACCCCGGCAGCCATGCGGCTCTTTTGTCAGCTCAGTCATGCTGGCCCTGACTGAAGAACCTGAGGCTGATGCAGCTCCTGATCCAG CAGCAGTGTGTCCTGCAGAGGAGGAGAGCACGATGGAGGGAATTGGCAGCAAAAGCAGTGCCTTCACCCGTTTACCCCCAACTGCCCTTCAGCATGCTGATG AGAACAGCCAAAGTACTACTCTGGTGGAGCTGTTGGCTAGTCTTGGTGACAGCATGTCAGAGCTCCAGTCAGCCATTGAGCAGCTGAAACAGCACAAAGACTCCGAACTAAACAGCCTGCAAAGCAACAT TCGTGGCTTGCAAGAGGCGCTGCAGGTAGAGTTTGACAGGCACAGGGTGGAGGAGGCGGAGCTAAGGCAACAGGTGGGCCGACTGAAGGCTCAGGCAGAGAAGGATACGCAGGTGCTGCAGCAGAAAACACAG GATGAGAAAGCTCTGAGGAAGCTTTGTAGAGAGTTGGAAGAGAACATGGAGGCAGCGCagaaacagagagcagagaacaGC gAGTTGCGGCGGGAGGGGGCAGAGTTGCGCCGGGCGCTGCAGCAGTCTCAAGTGGAGGTGCAGGCTTTGAGGGCAGAGCTAACGCAATTAAGTGACCAATCAACAACCAGCACTAAGGAACTGGATGACAGGATTCGTTTACtcaaagag GTGGAAAAACTAAAGGCTAAACTCATGGAAGTGGAAGAATCTAGAGCTAAACTCCTCGAACGAGCCAAGAGACAC CAAATGGTACACGCCATGAATCAGAGTAAACTGGAGCGTGAGCTGCATCTGTTGGATGATATGATTGAGACTGCGAGGAAG